In Larimichthys crocea isolate SSNF chromosome VII, L_crocea_2.0, whole genome shotgun sequence, the genomic stretch CCTGCATTGTTGTTCTCTCCACCTTCTTTGCATCAGCCTCTTTTAGTTTGTACAAACAATACAGGTTATGCTCTGTGGAGATATTAATATTGCACAGATGGCAGGGTCACGTTAGGTCAGCTGTGCATCAGTTTTACTTCTTGGTCATGGTtctcatcattttattttcttatcttaaaataatgaaagtggccaaagctgcatcaggagaggataaaaagtcgTCATGGAAAGGGCTCAGAAcagtaattcttcatggtttccagctgctgctctgtctcatccAGCTGTGGAGTCCATTCATAGAAAGCACTCTgcttcagtttgatttcatgttatttattaatgtcaggTACTCTAACTATGTATTGTTTAATCTTACTCCAAGATGTCTGAGTCCTCTCATTTATGGCCTCAGGGATGAAACCTTTTTTCATGCATTGAAAAATTATGCCTTCTTTGGCTTgtataaaagaaatgtttgattaaTAACTTTTGAACAGAATAATTGCagaatgcacaaataaaaaatatatttcctgaatatgtatgaatgttttattcCTAACTAGTTTTTATTAACCTATTAGCCAATGATTTAAGCTCCATACTGCGTTTGCTTTCATCACTATTTTGAAATGACTACCCTTTGCCATTTGTAGCATCCAAACctcacaacaaatacaaatcagTGAATCACACTGTCACATTTGACTGAATTTGCTTATATGTGGAAGGTTGGGGTAACATAAGCTATCAGAGCCCTTGGAGTGGTTATTACTGTTTTGCATCAGAAAGCGTTATGTGTTTATCATAAGTGTAATCACAAAGCATCACTTCACAGAAAGTGTTTCCGAACTTCCCTTTTTAGAGGTAGCAACCTTAAACATTAtaagtcacatctataatgtttCTTGCCTGTTTATATCATGCATCACaaagcattatgtgtgtgtcacgAATGCTTCGATAACACACTATAGATGTAGTCTTCATAGAAAGTTTCCAAACTTGACGGCAACTTTGAACAAAAACTAATTGGGTTTCTAAATAATTTTAGTCATTATGGAAAGGGCTCAGGACAGTAATCTTCATGGTTTCCAGTTGTTGCTCTGTCTCATCCAGATGTGGTGTCCATTCATAGAAGCCGCTGTATTCAGAttgatttatattatttataatgtcAGATTCTATAACTACGTATTGTTTAATCTTACTCCAAGGTGTTCTGAGTCCCTTATTTATGGCCTCAGGATGAAAAGTTTTTCATGCACTGAAAAGATATGCCTTCTTTGGCTTGTTAAAAGAAACATTAGATAGGTAATGAatgtttttgactttgactGCAGTGTTCACTGCATTTGTATTCTCCCAACATTATTAATTAGATACAATGGCAATGGCAACAGGGCATGGCAATAAGAGCATAAAAAtcaagtttctgtttctgagaAACAAAATAGTGCcatttccatatagagcaggtctataATAAATTGTTTATATCATTATTTACAGATAACAGTACtataaacaataaactgaagaaCAAAAGTTGAAGATATAATGGAGAGTGGTGATCTTGGTAGTAATGACTGAGTGTTGCATGCATTAGAGTCCACTAGGCAAATTGTGACTTTAGGCTAtatgtggaaatgtataaaagttttgaattaaaatagatgtgtgttaaatggatctgggtaagtataaggtcacacagagtatatgcTTTTGAGTGTTGGTTAACtatataagtgttttgcaggagttgcaggtcaaggcctacacacagagagagagacgagcagataacAGAGAAATGGAGACTCCCCTTGGTTAGAActgaagcagacacagaacatctaTTAGTGTGGATTATTTATCTGAAGGCCTACatacatttaaagatattaaacgTGTGAtttgttgaactattgctttaagAATTTGTATTCAGCAATGGTTTTTTGCAgagttgctgtttgtgtgtctgagtgcaaaccTACacctgaggtctgtgtgtgtgagcacaactagaaactgttacaaagcatctgaatctaggcacagagtgtactcaaggacacgatggtccgagaaaaggaacacacacacacccgggcGTCGGCTGCACACccagcagactaccctgtatgaagataataacaaatatgtaaccgtttgtgTGATGTATAAAAcagctggagccagagagagctcagaactcagcagggcgtgatggtgaacagactgcggagtctgtcaaaGCGGTGTCCTCCCTCTGCAACAGGTGAAATTGGAGtactgtgtctttgtcttcttaAACTCAATACTCTCTGCTCTACTCAGGTCTACAtaattcggggtggtttgaatcccacaacaataaataaaattaaccTTGACTTGACTATCATTGATCAGAGgggttttttaaactttgaatttaagtgtaaagttatttttctttctgactaATTTGACATAAATCAGCTCATACAGTGTTTTAACGGTCTATTAAACAGGTTTTACTTTCTTTCAACGTAAAAGATGGTATTGTGCAGTGAAGGTCCACAGTGGTCTAATAATtcagtttgagtctttttataTAGAGTAGAAGAGTCTTGACCATCGCTTCAATAAAATAAGAGGCAGAACTTGAGCAGAACCAGTTCATGGTAAGCATCTATCTGCTTTGACCAGTTGGGTTAAGAGATGCAATAATTGAATAGAAGAATACTACAGggacacacaaaaaacaaaaataacatagGCGACAAAATCCATCAGTCCAAGAAAGAGTCCAATAATGGAATTCTAAACAATTAcgacgtgttcttgtaatgaaactcgattCGCGGTGAACCGGAGTACTTATTTTGTAGTCGATTTCCTCCCCGCGCAATCTGgcctgtgctgaatttatgcgccgtgctctgGCAAAAATCGAAGCTCTGCATagtgttgcggagggctgccggacgccgcagtcgttccggagctgTCCGCAGGCAGGGTATTTAGCCTTCAATGTGACGTCAATACATTCCTCATCACTGAGAGTAACCATTTGCTATTAAGCTTAACCGTGTTTCGCCATGACTTTTCTAATATGCTTAACATGATGTGACTGACAGGAGGGTGTTTTTAGGTGTGAGCAACTATCTTAATGTGACAACCACTTCTTATAAATCAACagtagaataaaacaaaaacactacaaaacaTGAGCCACAGCCCATAAGAAATGGGATCTTGAAAAAacacctcttttttttaccccactGGAAATTTAGCTTGACCTGGCCTACAACCCAGATTTTCTAGAGGTAACCAATGAGGGAGGCCAGCAAGCCGCAAGGATAATGTTTAATTAGCTGTTACTCTGCGTGTACGTGACTCACTCTCATTATAAAGTGCACAAATTTGATCGACGCGGACTGTctttctctatctgtctgtcgtCACTGTATCTTACTACATGgaggggtttgtttttttgatatgAATCAAAATTTTATTATCATCAGACTAATACTATAGAATGTAACATTTGTGTATTCATATAAAAGTGATGGCTGTAACAACTCATTAGTTGGTGGTGCGGTCTCGTGATGGGAACCAATGAACACCATTGTTGTGCAGTTCCTGATAATACTTTCGTGCATCAATTTGTTGCCATTATAACCTTTCCAAAAGGAGTGCTTCACTCAACTACACGCTACATCTTATTTGCGTTACACTCTTTTTCTGATAGTGATGTTAGTCATGTCGATATCCTGCTCATAGTGAACTATTTCATTTTTCCCAAAAAATGGGTATGCTTCATTTTATGTGTGCTACTTCTGTATAATATAGTTACACCAGTTTACTCTGACTGCAATGACCTGGAGGCGATATGTGGCCATCTGCATGCCCTGCGTCATCAGAGCTGTGCTCCACACGCAGCACTATGCATTGCATCCTCATCATTCAGGCTTCAGCTCTGGGCCCTGCATTGTTGTTTCTCTCCACCTTTTTTGCATCAGCCTCTTTTATTTGTACAAACAATACAGCCTCAGTCAGACCTGGACTCAAAGAGGGACTCAGATGTAGAGCATAATGTTCAGGCAACTTTATAAAGATCAACTCCAACCTCTCAACAGAGTGACCACACAAACGGACTATGAAAATTTGATCTAGAATTctaggaaaacaacaaaatgggAAGATAAGACtattatgaaaaaacaaacgGCTATGAACTATAAACTAGAAGagtttaatatttgaaaataaaaacgAAGTagtaattttcaaaataaaagacaaaaaacgcGACAGACAAAACCCCCCGGTGTGACAAACGTGAAATAAGAGATAAAGTAAGTGGATATGTGGTTGGGATGCAAGCCAGGATTGTGTTGCGAAGTCTAGTGCAGGTGTGACCAAGGCATAACTAAAACGTCTGTGGCGTTTGTGCAGGTGGGGCGCGtcctgaaatgttttcacagtaaGATATTTTTATGTGGTGTGGAATGATAGGGTAGTGGAGTGGTGTTGTGGGCATGAAACGGGAGAAGATATGGTCTTGAGAGTGTGAATTTAGAGCCAATGACAATATGTCTTCAGTATTACTTTGATTACTCTACTGGAGAGAAATATGATTGGAATGGTTGAAATAATGATTGCCATCAGGAGTGGGATCTGGATTGAAGATGCGACTACTTTCTCAAGAATCTGGTAATATCAAAGATAGGACAGTAGTTGTTTTGCTCATTGGAGCTAAACTGGATCTTTTCAACATTGGTCTGAGTATGGCAATGTTTTGTGGGAGAGGAACTGTACCAGTGAAAGAGAAATCTCGTTAGTACATAGAAGTGTATACGGTCGTTTGTGATGGCCACAGCTGTCGCCACACAGCAAAAAGTCGGTAACCTTCTGCACTCACACATGTGTTTCCTATAGTTAAATTTTGAATTATACATTTAGTTATTAGTTTAAATGGTTTAACATTTAGTGCAATAAATCACACTTTATGTTTTCAGATAACACACTTTAATTAAATGACATACATTGGTTTCTATTTGAAGCGCCACATTTAGTTAGCTTTGTACAGTCTTCATTTATATAATTTctatctgttttctttgattacCGGTGCTGCTGGGAGCTGGGAAATGCTGGGCAAAAGGATCCACCCCACAAGCTCAGCCATTTTGTAGCAGAGGATGCTGATTGGTGGCCGGCACATCGGTGGGGGGAATTTAGTGCTTTAcgttttattctttctttctgcgACAGTTATATTTAACTTGGTTTGTTAAGTATGATTATGTTTATTCAATGAGTTAATTTTCCTGATTTGCTTTGAAATTagctgttgtctttgtgtttgtttaccccTCTTGTGTTGGTAGGGGCTGATCACCCATTATAAAATTTCCCTCTTGTGTTTAGtcatcaggtctgtttgtttttgtctttctgttagTTTGTTCAGTTGGCGTTAtacagttttgttaatttgaCCTCTTTATGGCccctgttctttattttttgtttagaaattttgttttctttcatactttgggtaaataaaaaccctttttttgaaaatactaCGCTGTTGTGCTCATTGCCGGCTGACTCGGTCCTCACAGTCGTACTGCGTGTGAATGTTTTTGGTCGAAAATGCTCGTGTTAGCACAAATctagagggagagaggggaggatgaaAATGTTAATGACGACACACTGTGATGAGCAGAGTTTCACTAGCTGGACTCTGCTTGTACTCTGGTCGTTATATTACACATTAAAGGCTTCGTGCACAGTCTTGCCTCAGAACCACCTGTTCCATTCGTCTTTTAATGTGTGCCATAATGCACACAACAACACTTGCATATTGGCTTAGGAAGTGATGCTAATAACTCATTGGTTGGTGGTGAAGGTCTTGCGACTGCAGAACAAGGTCAGGGTCATTCTTGTGCAGGTTCTGGTGATGATGTTTCTTTGCATCAACTTTTTGCTCATCGTAACTTTTTTCAGAAAGGAGTGCTTCTACAACAACCAACGCTACATCTTGTTGCGCGTACTCTTCTGTCTGATAGTTTGATTTAGTCATGTCTGATAGCTCCTCATCTTTACCCATTTAAACTTGCCATGGCAATTTTGGATATGTATCATTATCTCTGGTGTGGTACTTCTGTATAATATAGGTTACAACACCAGTTAACTCTGACAGCAAGACCCTGGAGCGATATGTGGCATCTGCATGCCCCGCGGCAGGCGGAGTGTGCTCCACACGCAGCACATGCATTGTATCCTCATCATTCACGGCCTCAGCGTCTGTACCCTGCATGGTTATTCTCTCCACCTTTTTTTGCATCAGCCTCGCTTTTTGTACAAACAACACAAGTTAGCACTGTGAGATGTTAATATTGTACAGATGGCAGGGTCATGTTCGATCAGCTGGCATGAGTTTTTTACCTTCTTGATTATggttattatcattttattttcttatgttaAAATCATGAAGTGGCCAAAGCGGCATCAGGAAGAGGATAAAAGTCATATGGAAAGGGCTCAGGAcagtaattcttcatggtttccagtTGTTGCTCTTCTCACCAGATGTGGTGTCCATTCATAGAAGCCCTGTAGTTCAGattgatttaaatatgtatttattaatgtcaGATTCTATAACTACGTATTGTTTAATCTTACTCAAGGTGTCTGAGTCCGCTTATTTAGGTCCTCAGGGATGAAAATTTTTTTCAGCACTGAAAAGATATGCCTTCTTTGGCTTGTATAAAAGAAACATTAGATAAGGAATGAAGTTTTTGACTTTGACTGCAGTGGTCACTGCATTTGTATTCTCCAACCAGTATTAATTTGAGATACAATGGCAATGGCAACAGGGCATGGCAATAAGAGCATAGAAAtcaagtttctgtttctgaggAAACAAAAGTAGTGccactttccatatagagcaggtctatatatattgtttataattattatttacagataaCAGTAATATAACAATATACTGAAGAACAAAAGTTGAAGATATAATGGAGAGTGTGATCTTGGTAGTaaatgactgagtgtgtgtgcatgcattagAGTCCACGAGGCAAATTGTGACTTTAGGCTATAtaatgtggaaatgtataataatgtttgaattaaaatagatgtgtgttaaatggatctgggtaagtataaggtcacacagagtatattgcttttgagtgttgtgtaactagtatagtgttttgcaggagtttgcagg encodes the following:
- the LOC113746156 gene encoding odorant receptor 131-2-like; this translates as MADNNSLVGGEVLQLQINVKLSIVQILVIIFLSINFFLIMTFFRKECFYTTTRYILFAVTLLSDSLILFISNNLLIFTYFGFNVQVWLCVIINVMLLLYMIVTPVTLTAMTLERYVAICMPLRHAELCSTRSTMHCILIIHGLSSVPCIVVLSTFFASASFSLYKQYRLCSVEILILHRWQGHVRSAVHQFYFLVMVLIILFSYLKIMKVAKAASGEDKKSSWKGLRTVILHGFQLLLCLIQLWSPFIESTLLQFDFMLFINVRYSNYVLFNLTPRCLSPLIYGLRDETFFHALKNYAFFGLYKRNV